Proteins encoded by one window of Halobaculum halobium:
- the rpmD gene encoding 50S ribosomal protein L30 has product MQAVVQLRGEIDMSAAQRDTLKMLNVHAINHCALVPEEDTYRGMIAKVNDFVAFGEPDVETVAMLIERRGEPAEGDADVDDEWVADNTDYDDVESLAAALVAEETTLREEGLAPVLRLHAPRGGHDGIKHAVKNGGALGRHDDIDTLLEAMR; this is encoded by the coding sequence ATGCAGGCGGTCGTCCAGCTTCGCGGCGAGATCGACATGTCCGCCGCACAGCGCGACACCCTGAAGATGCTCAACGTCCACGCGATCAACCACTGCGCGCTGGTGCCCGAGGAGGACACCTACCGCGGGATGATCGCGAAGGTGAACGACTTCGTCGCGTTCGGCGAGCCCGACGTCGAGACGGTCGCGATGCTCATCGAGCGGCGCGGCGAGCCCGCCGAGGGCGACGCCGACGTCGACGACGAGTGGGTCGCCGACAACACGGACTACGACGATGTCGAGTCGCTGGCGGCTGCGCTGGTCGCCGAGGAGACGACGCTGCGCGAGGAGGGGCTGGCGCCGGTGCTGCGGCTGCACGCCCCCCGCGGCGGTCACGACGGCATCAAGCACGCCGTGAAGAACGGCGGCGCGCTCGGTCGTCACGACGACATCGACACGCTCCTGGAGGCGATGCGATAA
- a CDS encoding 30S ribosomal protein S5, translating into MSRNGGWEPRTRLGRKVQEGDITSMEQALNSGLPLKEPQLVDQLIPDLEDEVLDINMVQRMTDSGRRVKFRCVVAIGNNDGYLGYAEGRDDQVGGAIEKAIEVAKLNMIKVDRGSGSWEDSAGGVNSLTRTANGKAGSVEVEIKPAPQGLGLAAAPTVRNILELAGIQDAWTSSNGNTRTTVNLAKATFNALQNASQARTPDRARRVQREAEGEH; encoded by the coding sequence ATGAGTAGAAACGGCGGATGGGAGCCGCGCACGCGGCTCGGCCGGAAGGTACAGGAGGGCGACATCACCTCGATGGAGCAGGCGCTCAACTCGGGGCTCCCGCTGAAGGAGCCGCAGTTGGTCGACCAGCTCATCCCCGATCTGGAGGACGAGGTGCTGGACATCAACATGGTCCAGCGCATGACCGACTCCGGGCGCCGGGTGAAGTTCCGCTGTGTCGTCGCTATCGGCAACAACGACGGCTATCTCGGCTACGCCGAGGGCCGCGACGACCAAGTCGGCGGCGCCATCGAGAAGGCCATCGAAGTGGCTAAGCTGAACATGATCAAGGTCGACCGCGGCTCGGGCTCGTGGGAGGACTCCGCCGGCGGAGTCAACTCCCTCACCCGGACGGCGAACGGGAAGGCCGGGTCCGTCGAGGTCGAGATCAAGCCCGCCCCGCAGGGACTGGGCCTCGCGGCGGCTCCGACCGTCCGCAACATCCTCGAACTCGCGGGCATCCAGGACGCCTGGACGTCCTCGAACGGGAACACGCGGACGACGGTCAACCTCGCGAAGGCGACGTTCAACGCCCTGCAGAACGCCTCGCAGGCGCGCACGCCCGACCGGGCGCGACGCGTCCAGCGCGAAGCGGAGGGTGAGCACTGA
- a CDS encoding 50S ribosomal protein L18, with protein sequence MATGPRYKVPMRRRREVRTDYHQRLRLLKSGKPRLVARLSNKHVRAQLVSPGPDGDITHAAASSEDLAEYGWEAPTANLPSAYLTGYLAGLRAVEDGLDEAVLDIGLNTATPGNKAFAVQEGAIDAGLEIPHNDSVLADWSRTRGEHIAAYAEQLDEPLYSGAFDAADLPEHFDELRETLTEEFDNE encoded by the coding sequence ATGGCGACCGGACCACGCTACAAGGTACCGATGCGTCGCCGCCGGGAAGTCCGGACGGATTACCACCAGAGGTTGCGCCTGCTGAAATCCGGCAAGCCGCGCCTCGTCGCGCGCCTGTCGAACAAGCACGTCAGGGCGCAGCTGGTTTCCCCCGGCCCCGATGGCGACATCACACACGCGGCCGCATCCAGCGAGGATCTCGCGGAGTACGGTTGGGAGGCCCCGACGGCCAATCTCCCCAGCGCGTACCTCACGGGCTATCTCGCGGGGCTGCGGGCGGTCGAGGACGGCCTCGATGAGGCCGTTCTCGACATCGGCCTGAACACCGCCACGCCCGGGAACAAGGCGTTCGCGGTGCAGGAAGGAGCGATCGACGCCGGGCTCGAGATCCCCCACAACGACAGCGTCCTCGCGGACTGGTCGCGCACCCGTGGCGAGCACATCGCCGCGTACGCCGAGCAGCTCGACGAGCCGCTGTACAGCGGGGCGTTCGACGCGGCGGACCTGCCCGAGCACTTCGACGAGCTTCGGGAGACCCTGACGGAGGAATTCGACAATGAGTAG
- a CDS encoding 50S ribosomal protein L19e — protein sequence MSDLAAQRRLAADELDIGKSRVWLNPEAQDELADAITREDIREQIEQGNIREKDAKGNSRGRARERDEKRSYGHRTGAGSRKGKAGGRQNSKDEWISRIRAQRARLKTLRDDGPLNSTQYRELYNKASGGAFEDVRRLDSYIVNNYDVTLEDD from the coding sequence ATGAGCGACCTGGCAGCACAGCGCCGGCTCGCGGCCGATGAACTCGACATCGGCAAGAGCCGCGTGTGGCTCAACCCGGAGGCACAGGACGAACTCGCGGACGCGATCACGCGTGAGGACATCCGCGAGCAGATCGAACAGGGCAACATCCGCGAGAAGGACGCCAAGGGGAACTCGCGTGGCCGTGCCCGCGAGCGCGACGAGAAGCGCTCGTACGGCCACCGCACCGGCGCCGGGTCCCGCAAAGGGAAAGCCGGCGGCCGCCAGAACTCCAAGGACGAGTGGATTTCGCGGATCCGCGCCCAGCGCGCACGCCTCAAGACGCTCCGCGACGACGGCCCGCTGAACAGCACGCAGTACCGCGAGCTGTACAACAAGGCCTCGGGCGGCGCCTTCGAGGACGTGCGACGACTCGACTCGTACATCGTGAACAACTACGACGTAACACTGGAGGACGACTGA
- a CDS encoding 50S ribosomal protein L32e has product MSDDIESLEDISGVGPSKADALSEAGYETVEDVKAASQSELAEVDGVGNALAARIKADVGGLEVDEEADAEIEDDEPEADEEEAEDVETELRPRGHADKTPELSDERARALGKKLREGTPQFNRQDYHKKKRIPTSWRRPRGQLSKQRRSMKGKGPKVEAGFRSPKAARGLHPSGFEEVRVFNTDDLEGVDGDTQAVRIASTVGGRKREAIEDECEDREIRVLNPTYVEVEVDQ; this is encoded by the coding sequence ATGAGCGACGACATCGAGAGCCTGGAGGACATCTCCGGCGTCGGCCCGTCGAAGGCCGACGCGCTCAGCGAGGCCGGCTACGAGACCGTCGAGGACGTGAAGGCCGCCTCACAGTCCGAACTCGCGGAGGTCGACGGCGTCGGGAACGCCCTCGCGGCCCGCATCAAGGCGGACGTTGGCGGGCTCGAGGTCGACGAAGAGGCCGACGCCGAGATCGAAGACGACGAGCCCGAGGCCGACGAGGAGGAGGCCGAGGACGTCGAGACCGAACTGCGCCCGCGCGGTCACGCGGACAAGACGCCCGAGCTCTCCGACGAGCGCGCCCGTGCGCTCGGCAAGAAGCTCCGCGAGGGCACGCCGCAGTTCAACCGCCAGGACTACCACAAGAAGAAGCGCATCCCGACCTCGTGGCGACGCCCGCGCGGCCAGCTGTCGAAGCAGCGCCGCAGCATGAAGGGCAAGGGCCCGAAAGTCGAGGCCGGCTTCCGCTCGCCGAAGGCGGCCCGCGGCCTGCACCCGAGCGGCTTCGAGGAGGTCCGCGTGTTCAACACGGACGACCTCGAGGGCGTCGACGGCGACACCCAGGCCGTGCGCATCGCGTCCACCGTCGGCGGACGCAAGCGCGAGGCCATCGAGGACGAGTGCGAGGACCGCGAGATCCGCGTCCTCAACCCGACCTACGTCGAAGTGGAGGTTGACCAATGA
- a CDS encoding 50S ribosomal protein L6: protein MAERTIELPEDVSADLDHLDLTIEGPNGSVTRRLWYPDVSVSTDENAVVIAYPDDADRQTNATVGTFASHVDNMVHGVTEGWEYEMEVFYAHFPMDVDVEGDEVVITNFLGETAPRRAAIRGDTDVQIDGEELVLTGPSKEDVGQTAASIEQLTRVTDKDTRIFQDGVYITRKPTGDV, encoded by the coding sequence ATGGCAGAACGAACAATCGAACTACCCGAGGACGTCTCCGCCGACCTCGACCACCTCGATCTCACGATCGAGGGGCCGAACGGCTCGGTGACGCGCCGCCTGTGGTACCCCGACGTCAGCGTCTCCACGGACGAGAACGCCGTCGTCATCGCGTACCCGGACGACGCTGACCGCCAGACGAACGCGACCGTCGGCACCTTCGCGAGCCACGTGGACAACATGGTCCACGGGGTCACCGAGGGGTGGGAGTACGAGATGGAAGTCTTCTACGCTCACTTCCCGATGGACGTGGACGTCGAGGGCGACGAGGTCGTCATCACGAACTTCCTCGGGGAGACGGCACCCCGCCGCGCGGCGATCCGCGGCGACACCGACGTACAGATCGACGGCGAGGAGCTCGTCTTGACCGGCCCGTCCAAGGAGGACGTCGGCCAGACGGCCGCCAGCATCGAACAGCTCACACGCGTGACCGACAAGGACACGCGCATCTTCCAGGACGGCGTGTACATCACGCGCAAACCCACGGGTGATGTCTAA
- a CDS encoding 30S ribosomal protein S8, whose amino-acid sequence MAGNDPLSDALAGLDNAEDVGHLEYTVQPASNIIGSTLEVLYDNGYVDGFEFVDDGRAGTFEVELKGAINECGAVKPRYSVAADGYERWEKRFLPARDYGALIVTTSHGVMSHYEAREAGIGGQVIAYVY is encoded by the coding sequence ATGGCAGGTAACGACCCACTCTCCGACGCCCTCGCCGGCCTCGACAACGCCGAGGACGTCGGCCATCTGGAATACACGGTCCAGCCCGCCTCGAACATCATCGGCTCCACGCTCGAAGTGCTGTACGACAACGGCTACGTCGACGGCTTCGAGTTCGTGGACGACGGCCGAGCGGGAACGTTCGAGGTCGAACTGAAAGGCGCCATCAACGAGTGCGGCGCCGTCAAGCCGCGCTACTCCGTGGCCGCGGACGGCTACGAGCGATGGGAGAAGCGATTCCTCCCCGCGCGTGACTACGGCGCACTCATCGTGACGACGAGTCACGGCGTCATGAGCCACTACGAGGCCCGCGAGGCGGGCATCGGTGGCCAGGTAATCGCATACGTCTACTGA
- a CDS encoding 30S ribosomal protein S14: MSDADTESTGPEETGEHAAKRTGQEVACRRCERKQGLVGKYDINLCRQCFREVARDMGFRKYR; this comes from the coding sequence ATGAGCGACGCAGACACAGAATCCACAGGACCCGAAGAAACGGGCGAGCACGCAGCAAAGCGCACCGGCCAGGAGGTCGCGTGCCGACGCTGCGAGCGAAAACAGGGGCTCGTCGGCAAGTACGACATCAACCTCTGTCGCCAGTGTTTCCGCGAGGTCGCCCGGGACATGGGGTTCCGGAAGTACCGATAA
- a CDS encoding 50S ribosomal protein L5: MSEAEADIHEMREPRIEKVVVHMGVGQGGRELANGEEILEEITGQDTVRTTAKRAIAEFDIRPGDPIGAKVTLREEDADEFLDTALELVDLSASQFDDTGNFSFGVAEHTEFPSQEYDPQIGIYGLDVTVTLTRPGYRVSQRNKVTRSIPSKHRMTVEDAVTFLEREFDVEVTA, from the coding sequence ATGAGCGAGGCCGAAGCGGATATCCACGAGATGCGCGAACCACGTATCGAGAAGGTCGTCGTCCACATGGGCGTCGGTCAGGGTGGCCGCGAACTCGCTAACGGCGAGGAGATCCTCGAGGAGATCACCGGGCAGGACACGGTTCGAACGACGGCCAAGCGCGCGATCGCCGAGTTCGACATCCGTCCCGGTGACCCCATCGGGGCGAAGGTCACCCTGCGCGAGGAGGACGCCGACGAGTTCCTCGACACCGCGCTGGAGCTGGTCGATCTCTCGGCCTCGCAGTTCGACGACACGGGCAACTTCAGCTTCGGCGTCGCCGAACACACGGAGTTCCCGAGTCAAGAGTACGACCCGCAGATCGGCATCTACGGGCTCGACGTCACCGTGACGCTCACGCGTCCGGGCTACCGCGTCTCCCAGCGGAACAAGGTGACCCGGTCGATCCCGAGCAAGCACCGGATGACCGTCGAGGACGCCGTCACGTTCCTCGAACGCGAGTTCGACGTGGAGGTCACAGCATGA
- a CDS encoding 30S ribosomal protein S4e: MSNHQKRLSAPNSWPIERKEETFTVKAGAGPHGESGVPLLIVLRDVLGYVDSRKEARYALDHGSVLVNGKAVSDEARPVGMFDILAFAEREEYYRVFPGEGGRLSLTPIDEEAASSRLGKVAGKTQVAGGDFQYMLHDGTTLVSDDGSYAGGDSLVVDNETKDVVAHFPYEEGALVTAVAGSHAGDIGEISDITVTAGSGDNAVTVEQEDGGFETIEEYVVVIDENFTGDDE, encoded by the coding sequence ATGAGTAACCACCAGAAGCGACTGTCGGCCCCGAACTCGTGGCCGATCGAGCGGAAGGAAGAGACGTTCACCGTGAAGGCGGGCGCGGGCCCGCACGGCGAGTCAGGCGTTCCCCTGCTCATCGTCCTTCGGGACGTGCTGGGCTACGTCGACTCGCGCAAGGAGGCGCGCTACGCGCTCGATCACGGATCCGTGCTCGTCAACGGCAAGGCGGTCTCCGATGAGGCCCGCCCCGTCGGGATGTTCGACATCCTGGCCTTTGCCGAGCGCGAGGAGTACTACCGCGTGTTCCCCGGCGAGGGCGGTCGGCTCTCCCTCACCCCCATCGACGAGGAGGCCGCCTCCTCGCGGCTGGGGAAGGTCGCCGGCAAGACGCAGGTCGCCGGCGGCGACTTCCAGTACATGCTGCACGACGGGACGACCCTCGTCAGCGACGACGGGAGCTACGCCGGCGGCGACTCGCTGGTCGTCGACAACGAGACGAAAGACGTCGTCGCGCACTTCCCGTACGAGGAGGGCGCACTCGTCACCGCGGTCGCCGGCTCGCACGCCGGCGATATCGGCGAGATCTCGGACATCACCGTCACGGCCGGTTCCGGCGACAACGCCGTGACCGTCGAACAGGAAGACGGCGGCTTCGAGACGATCGAAGAGTACGTCGTCGTCATCGACGAGAACTTCACGGGTGATGACGAATGA
- the rplX gene encoding 50S ribosomal protein L24 yields the protein MSEQPHKQRTRTRDAPLHERQKFVRATLSEELREEYGQRNVRVNAGDTVEVMRGDFAGEEGEVLDVDLRLSQIHVEDVVVEKADGEETPRPLDTSNVRVVDLDLEDDRREARLESDEEAA from the coding sequence ATGAGCGAACAACCGCACAAACAGCGCACCCGGACCCGAGACGCGCCGCTCCACGAGCGGCAGAAGTTCGTCCGCGCCACCCTCTCGGAGGAGCTCCGGGAGGAGTACGGCCAGCGGAACGTCCGCGTCAACGCGGGCGACACCGTCGAGGTCATGCGCGGCGACTTTGCGGGCGAGGAGGGCGAGGTGCTCGATGTGGACCTGCGGCTGTCGCAGATCCACGTCGAGGACGTCGTCGTCGAGAAGGCCGACGGGGAAGAGACCCCGCGTCCGCTCGACACCTCGAACGTTCGCGTCGTCGACTTGGACCTCGAGGACGACCGCCGGGAGGCGCGTCTGGAGTCCGACGAGGAGGCTGCATAA
- a CDS encoding 50S ribosomal protein L14: MEALKADVTQGLEKGSLITCADNTGARELKVISVSGYSGTKNRHPKAGVADKVTVSVTKGTPEMRRQVLEAVIVRQRKSIRRPDGTRVKFADNAAVVIDDMEEPRGTEIKGPIAREVAERFGSIASTATQIV; encoded by the coding sequence ATGGAGGCCCTGAAGGCCGACGTCACGCAGGGCCTCGAAAAGGGCTCACTCATCACGTGCGCCGACAACACCGGCGCGCGTGAGCTGAAGGTCATCTCCGTGTCCGGCTACTCGGGCACGAAGAATCGCCACCCCAAAGCGGGCGTCGCCGACAAGGTCACCGTCTCGGTGACCAAGGGGACGCCGGAGATGCGGCGCCAGGTGCTGGAGGCCGTTATCGTCCGCCAGCGCAAGTCCATTCGTCGACCCGACGGCACCCGCGTGAAGTTCGCGGACAACGCCGCCGTCGTCATCGACGACATGGAGGAGCCGCGTGGGACCGAAATCAAGGGTCCCATCGCGCGAGAGGTCGCCGAACGCTTCGGGAGCATCGCATCAACCGCGACTCAGATCGTATGA
- a CDS encoding 30S ribosomal protein S17 → MAIGLNVTEPEESCSDENCPFHGSLSVRGQTLEGTVASTAMDKTVVVEREYDVFVPKYDRYMKRRSRVPAHVSPCLDIEEGDEVQIAETRPLSKTKSHVVVEQLDTDGDA, encoded by the coding sequence ATGGCAATCGGACTGAACGTAACAGAACCGGAGGAGTCCTGCTCCGACGAGAACTGCCCGTTCCACGGATCGCTTTCCGTGCGCGGACAGACGCTCGAAGGAACAGTCGCCTCCACAGCGATGGACAAGACGGTCGTCGTCGAGCGCGAATACGACGTGTTCGTGCCGAAGTACGACCGGTACATGAAACGACGAAGCCGCGTGCCGGCACACGTCTCGCCCTGCCTCGACATCGAGGAGGGCGACGAGGTGCAGATCGCCGAGACGCGGCCGCTGTCGAAGACGAAGAGCCACGTCGTGGTCGAACAGCTCGACACGGACGGTGATGCCTGA
- a CDS encoding ribonuclease P protein subunit — MALTPETLTRHELRGLPVRVVAAASDAHVGLAGVVVSESMRTLTVRTARGDKRVPKEGTTFRFVLSTERTAGDVGRRPAGPSTDAPRSGEASPVIDEAAGDRKAPGSTFELPSSDFPTLAGKRGQYDTTGVTAGQSDGCEDAVSVTVDGARLLSRPAFRTERAGDHQWQSD; from the coding sequence ATGGCACTCACACCCGAGACGCTCACGCGACACGAACTCCGCGGCCTCCCCGTCAGGGTGGTCGCCGCCGCCAGCGACGCCCACGTCGGGCTCGCGGGCGTCGTCGTGTCCGAGAGCATGCGCACCCTCACGGTGCGTACCGCTCGGGGGGACAAACGGGTGCCGAAGGAGGGGACGACGTTCCGGTTCGTTCTCTCCACTGAGCGAACGGCTGGCGACGTGGGCCGTCGCCCAGCCGGGCCTAGTACGGACGCGCCTCGAAGCGGCGAGGCGTCGCCCGTCATAGATGAAGCCGCGGGGGACCGCAAGGCCCCCGGGTCCACGTTCGAACTTCCGTCGTCCGACTTCCCCACACTGGCCGGGAAGCGCGGGCAGTACGATACTACCGGGGTCACAGCCGGTCAGTCGGACGGTTGCGAGGACGCGGTCTCCGTTACGGTGGATGGGGCCAGACTGCTCTCACGACCCGCCTTCCGCACGGAACGTGCGGGTGATCACCAATGGCAATCGGACTGA
- the rpmC gene encoding 50S ribosomal protein L29, with product MAILHTQEIRDMTAAEREAELEELETELLNAKAVQAAGGAPDNPGRVGELKRTIARIKTIQGEEGDLADADE from the coding sequence ATGGCGATCCTTCACACCCAGGAGATCCGCGACATGACGGCCGCAGAACGCGAGGCCGAACTCGAGGAGCTCGAGACCGAACTCCTCAACGCGAAGGCCGTGCAGGCGGCCGGCGGCGCCCCGGACAACCCGGGGCGGGTCGGCGAGCTGAAGCGCACGATCGCCCGGATCAAGACGATCCAGGGCGAGGAAGGCGACCTCGCCGACGCAGACGAGTAA
- a CDS encoding 30S ribosomal protein S3, protein MADEHQFIEDGLRRSQINEFFEDELGRAGYGGMEVAKTPMGTQIVLKAEKPGMVIGKGGKNIRKVTTELEERFDMDDPQIDVQEVDEPDLNAKIVADRLANALERGWYFRRAGHTTIDRIMDAGALGAEIVLSGKVTGARSRVEKFNRGYIKHNGEPAEEVVDEGQGVAVMKLGTIGVTVKIIPPGATLPDDFEIAEDADAPEVEQQAEGGVEDLLADVDDEAVPETDPEIPDGEPEFDDEDVPDEEDVIDEEVVEEVIESDETADGDAAETAEPSEEDDVELDDLDEDVEAEAEDLVAEMEDDADDEATDEADADEEEE, encoded by the coding sequence ATGGCGGACGAGCACCAGTTCATCGAGGACGGGCTCCGACGGAGCCAGATCAACGAGTTCTTCGAGGACGAGCTCGGTCGCGCCGGCTACGGCGGGATGGAGGTCGCGAAGACGCCCATGGGCACGCAGATCGTGCTCAAGGCCGAGAAGCCCGGTATGGTGATCGGCAAGGGCGGGAAGAACATCCGCAAGGTGACCACCGAACTCGAGGAGCGCTTCGACATGGACGATCCGCAGATCGACGTGCAGGAGGTCGACGAACCCGACCTCAACGCGAAGATCGTCGCGGACCGTCTGGCGAACGCACTCGAGCGCGGCTGGTACTTCCGCCGCGCGGGCCACACGACGATCGACCGGATCATGGACGCGGGCGCGCTGGGCGCCGAGATCGTTCTCTCCGGGAAGGTCACGGGTGCCCGCTCGCGCGTGGAGAAGTTCAACCGCGGGTACATCAAGCACAACGGCGAGCCCGCCGAGGAGGTCGTCGACGAGGGCCAGGGCGTCGCGGTCATGAAGCTCGGCACCATCGGCGTCACGGTGAAGATCATCCCGCCGGGCGCGACGCTGCCCGACGACTTCGAGATCGCCGAGGACGCCGACGCGCCCGAGGTCGAGCAGCAGGCCGAGGGTGGCGTCGAGGACCTCCTGGCCGACGTCGACGACGAAGCGGTTCCGGAGACGGACCCCGAGATCCCCGACGGCGAGCCGGAGTTCGACGACGAGGACGTCCCCGACGAGGAGGACGTCATCGACGAGGAGGTCGTCGAGGAAGTCATCGAGAGCGACGAGACCGCCGACGGCGACGCCGCGGAGACCGCCGAGCCGTCCGAGGAGGATGACGTCGAGCTCGACGACCTCGACGAGGACGTCGAGGCCGAGGCCGAGGATCTCGTCGCGGAGATGGAGGACGACGCCGACGATGAGGCGACCGACGAAGCCGACGCGGACGAGGAGGAGGAGTAA
- a CDS encoding 50S ribosomal protein L22 translates to MGISYSVDADPETTAKGMLRERQISFKHSKAIARELKGETVADAEEYLHAVIDGERSVPFRKHNSGVGHRSDIDGWDAGRYPEKASKDFLKLLENVTHNADEQGFDGESMTIKHVAAHKVGEQQGRKPRAMGRASAWNTPQVDVEMIIEEDD, encoded by the coding sequence ATGGGAATCAGCTACAGCGTCGACGCCGACCCGGAGACCACCGCCAAGGGGATGCTCCGCGAGCGGCAGATCAGCTTCAAGCACAGCAAGGCCATCGCCCGCGAACTGAAGGGCGAGACGGTCGCCGACGCCGAGGAGTACCTGCACGCGGTCATCGACGGGGAGCGCTCCGTCCCGTTCCGCAAGCACAACTCCGGCGTGGGTCACCGCTCGGACATCGACGGCTGGGACGCCGGCCGCTACCCCGAGAAGGCCTCCAAGGACTTCCTGAAGCTCCTTGAGAACGTCACGCACAACGCCGACGAGCAGGGATTCGACGGCGAGTCGATGACGATCAAACACGTCGCCGCCCACAAGGTCGGCGAGCAGCAGGGCCGCAAGCCCCGCGCGATGGGCCGTGCGAGCGCCTGGAACACCCCGCAAGTGGACGTCGAAATGATCATCGAGGAGGACGACTAA
- a CDS encoding 30S ribosomal protein S19: MSSEYRTGREGEFTYRGHTLDELQAMELDEVVELLPARARRTIDRGLGVQQQKLLATAEDATEEETANDPIRTHVRDMPILPSFVDLTFEVYDGSHFERVRVEPEMIGHYLGEFNLTRNSVEHGQAGIGATRSSKFVPLK, translated from the coding sequence ATGAGTTCGGAATACCGCACCGGCCGCGAGGGTGAGTTCACCTACCGCGGCCACACGCTCGACGAGTTGCAGGCGATGGAACTCGACGAGGTCGTTGAACTGCTTCCCGCCCGCGCGCGGCGAACCATCGACCGAGGACTCGGAGTCCAGCAGCAGAAGCTGCTGGCGACCGCCGAGGACGCCACCGAAGAGGAGACGGCAAACGACCCGATCCGGACGCACGTTCGGGACATGCCGATCCTGCCGTCGTTCGTCGACCTCACGTTCGAGGTGTACGACGGGAGCCACTTCGAGCGCGTCAGGGTAGAGCCCGAGATGATCGGGCACTACCTCGGCGAGTTCAATCTGACACGCAACTCCGTGGAACACGGTCAGGCCGGCATCGGCGCGACCCGGTCCTCGAAGTTCGTGCCCCTCAAGTAA
- a CDS encoding 50S ribosomal protein L2, translating to MGRRIQGQRRGRGGSTFRAPSHRYKSDKQHKKIAERDADTVHGEVVGIEHDPARSAPLADVEFEDGDRRLVLAPEGVTVGETLSVGVSAEIKPGNTLPIAEIPEGVPVCNVESKPGDGGKFARASGVNATLLTHDRDVAVVQLPSGEVKRLSPDCRATIGVVAGGGRTEKPFVKAGNKYHKMRSRGTKYPRVRGVAMNAVDHPFGGGGRQHPGQPKSVSRNAPPGRKVGDIASKRTGRGGDR from the coding sequence ATGGGACGCAGAATTCAGGGACAACGACGCGGTCGCGGCGGCTCGACGTTCCGAGCCCCCTCGCACCGCTACAAGTCGGACAAGCAGCACAAGAAGATCGCCGAACGCGATGCTGACACCGTTCACGGCGAGGTCGTCGGCATCGAACACGACCCCGCGCGCTCGGCTCCGCTCGCGGACGTGGAGTTCGAGGACGGCGACCGCCGCCTCGTGCTCGCGCCCGAGGGCGTCACCGTCGGCGAGACGCTGTCAGTCGGCGTCTCCGCGGAGATCAAGCCCGGCAACACGCTCCCGATCGCGGAGATCCCCGAGGGCGTTCCGGTGTGCAACGTCGAGTCCAAGCCCGGCGACGGCGGCAAGTTCGCCCGCGCTTCGGGCGTCAACGCGACGCTGCTCACCCACGACCGCGACGTCGCGGTCGTCCAGCTCCCCTCCGGGGAGGTCAAGCGGCTCAGCCCCGACTGCCGCGCCACCATCGGCGTCGTCGCCGGCGGCGGTCGCACGGAGAAGCCGTTCGTGAAGGCCGGAAACAAGTACCACAAGATGCGGAGTCGCGGGACCAAGTACCCGCGCGTCCGCGGGGTCGCGATGAACGCCGTCGACCACCCGTTCGGTGGCGGCGGCCGTCAGCACCCCGGGCAGCCGAAGTCCGTCTCGCGGAACGCCCCGCCGGGGCGGAAGGTCGGCGACATCGCCTCGAAGCGAACCGGTCGAGGTGGAGACAGATAA
- a CDS encoding 50S ribosomal protein L23 has translation MSSVIHHPLVTEKAMDEMDFQNKLQFIVDVDAAKPEIADAVAAQFDVGVESVRTQVTPKGTKKATVELDEDSDAQEVASRIGVF, from the coding sequence ATGAGTTCGGTCATCCACCACCCGCTCGTCACGGAGAAGGCGATGGACGAGATGGACTTCCAGAACAAGCTCCAGTTCATCGTCGACGTGGACGCCGCCAAGCCCGAGATCGCCGACGCCGTCGCCGCGCAGTTCGACGTCGGCGTCGAGTCGGTCCGGACGCAGGTGACCCCTAAGGGGACCAAGAAGGCGACCGTCGAACTCGACGAGGACAGCGACGCGCAGGAAGTCGCCTCCCGCATCGGGGTGTTCTAA